The genomic DNA ttttttctatctgcTTTTGGATTTGATGAAATGTTTCCGTTAACCGGAAAAACAAAATCAGTGGAGTATGAGATATTGTGTCTGTATGAGTGTTATTGGAAAACTATTTGATTAGTTGAGCACTAGGGTTTATCatttgtttagatttttaaactTTCTGATGTATTGTAATCGTTGTTGCGGAAAAAAGATGGGTGGAAAAGCCGCTGGGTCTTATCAGACTGGAAAAGGGCAGAAGGAAAAGCAGGAACGTTCAAGTACACTGCAGGGAAATGGCCTGGGGATCCTGATGATAAAGGTATCCCTGCAACCTTTTAGCTTATTAGCTCTGTTTCAGAATACATTTCATTGATTTTCCGTTGAGCTGGAATTGATGAAGTGCAAGGTTGCTTGATTGATCATCTGTTGCAAATTTGATATGATGCTTTAAAATTTTCGGTTATTAGTTCTAAAGAAAATCTGAACTGGTACTATAATTGGCACCCTATAATTtatgggtggtgctatccacacacacCAAGTTAATTTTTGCGACTCTGTCCTTTGATCCtgttcaattcattcgatttgaCGGCGGAAATTGAGATAGGTGTGTGGAAGGTAAAAGGGTGTGTGTGGATAGGACAACCCTAATTTATTAATATGACAGTTATAGTAGTTTATGGAGAATGTGAGTCATAAATGATCTCAGTACTCAATTGTTAATTCCTGTGTTTTATTTAGTTTGATGTTAGGTGCATTTCTTATACATGAGAACAGTTGTCCCAACTGGGAGCTGACAGCTCCTAGTGTGACTGTCTGCTTCTTTGAAGCTCACGGATATACATAAGGATAAAGCTTGAGTAGGCCCTCGGATTAGTCTGTATTCAAAATTTGTTGTCATAACTTATAATCTATTCATACCATTTGCCCCATACTATTGTAGAAGAAATACATGAGCAAGGGAATAAGGACCTCTTAGAAAGAAGAGTCAGATGTAGTCATATTAAGACGAGAAAAGAGGTGATGTAGGTGACAAGAAAGAAATGATGAATTGTAATGTGTTTGATTATATTTCCTTAGGTTTTTTCAGGGTGATCTTGTCATAACTATAGAACCATCATATATGTAAATCTACTCGTATCATGTTTTCTGGTGGACAGCTCTGCAAGCTCTAACTAAAATTGGACGATCCTAGAATGGGTATGCTGAAGGTGAATAGACAAACCGGTTTGTGTTGAAAAAGAATAAATTTGTGATTATGAATGATGAAAAACCTAACATGAAAGAGGTAATCGTTATTGCCATATGGTTTGTAGGAATCGGTGAAAACACCTTGCTTTCATAATCAaattgttggttttcaattttccatTAGAAGCTACATTGGAGTCTCAATTAATTCATCCATTatgtatttttgaaatttgtgcAGGCATTCAAACATATAATGATGCCAAGCATTTTGCCATATCTGCTAAAGTACCTGAGTTCAGCAACAAAAATAGAACTCTAGTTGTCCAGTATTCGATTAAATTTGAGCAAGACATAGAATGTGGTGGTGGTTACATCAAGCTTCTCTCTAGCTATGTCAATCAGAagaagtttggtggtgataccCCGTACAGGTGTGTGAATAATTTACCTTGCGTAAATCAACATTAGCTCATGCTTTGTGATATTGAAGTCTCCAAAACTTGCTTATAGTGGTCAAGCCTCTATTTACAAAGATAATTGTAGAAGTTTTTTTCTATGTGATTGTTGTATTTGACATATTCTTATAAATTACTTTTCCAATCATTTACTCATTGATGTTTGGGTGGTAATAATAAAATCATTTTGTATGTATGACTATTTTTGCTACTTTTAAATCCCTGTTTTTTTTATGCAATCGTTGAATTATTAAGATAAAGCATGTCACTTTTATGGCTGGTTGACATGGTTACTTATATGTTCTTTTAGTTGTTGCCATTGAGTATAGATTCCAAACACATCAGAACACATGTTCCTCTGCAGAAATGCACTCAAAGCACATGTCACACAGGTGTACCTTGGTTTAGTTAAGTGTGCTTAAGGGTTTAAGCATACCGGTGTTTGGAAGGCTTTCTTGTCCTTATCGTAAATGAGCCAACTCATGTTGGACTTAGACTTGTATATTTCTGTATGCTCTAATCAATTATGCACAAAGAGAGAGAAGTATCCTCCTTGGTTGCATTAAACATTAGGGAGGACTGATTCTTCTTTATATTTCTTAGGAAGTGACTAATTAGACTGCAAGTCAAAATCCTCCCAATAATGGGATTTGTACGCAAGGGGTATAAGtgattttttatgtgtttttttttttttttgtgtgtgataTACTGCAAGAAACGATccataaccatacccatttGACCAATGGGGATGCTTATGACAAGCTTATCAACAATACAGTGCAGTCCATATTATCGGAAATAACAAGATGCACTTGGGGATTGACTTGGTTAGGAAGGACCTAAAAACTAATCATCAAAGCATATACATGCACGTGTATACTCTGTTATTTGGTAGTTTTGAGTTCATCTTGGAATCTTGTTGTCTTTCTCTATATCAAGCTCACATGCTTCATACTATTTGTTTAAACAACATTCTGTTTAATTTGGTTAATTGCTATTAATACTTAACAGAATACATCAAGACCATGGTTCTGACTTCACGTTATTTTTTCTGCAGTTTCATGTTTGGACCAGATTTATGTGGCACACAGACAAAAAAACTCCATGTTATACTTTCCTACCAGGGGCAGAATTATCCCCTAAAAAAGGATCTCCAATGTGAAACAGACAAGTTAACTCATTTCTATACATTTATTCTTAGGCCTGATGCAACTTACAGCATCCTTGTTGATAATCGAGAGAGAGATTCTGGAAGCATGTATACAGATTGGGATATCCTtcctccaaaaaaaataaaggatgtGAATGCAAAAAAGGTACGATGTTGTAAAGTTATGGACACTGGACACTAGTTGATGTTATGCACAACCAatcaatttagtgtttttaagtttgagAAGTTGCTTTCATCGAAAGCTATATTTCTAGATCTGTAGACAAGTACTATGTTATCTTGTGGGTCTCTCATATATGTCATTATTTCTTTGCGCACCAATCTCCATATCATACTTCAACCAAAAAAGGTTCCCTGCCTTACCACAAATTATCTACTGACTCGTATTGTCCTCACAGCCAGCTGACTGGGATGACAAAGAGTATATTAATGACCCTAATGAAGTCAAACCGGAGGTATCCTATCCTGAGACTCTCTAGTCATGATTGAATAGGTTACAATCCATTTACGTGATTTTTACTGAAATAGTCTGTTTCAATGTTGTAGGGCTATGATTCAATTCCATCTGAAATTCCTGATCCAAAAGCCAAAGAGGTTTGTATATGTCATGTGTTATAAATGTTTATAGAGACTATGTGCTGTTTAGTTAGTGGTGTTTAACATATAAATGATGTTCTGGAAAGAAGTCTTCTTTCTGTTATATGTATTATGTGGAA from Pyrus communis chromosome 17, drPyrComm1.1, whole genome shotgun sequence includes the following:
- the LOC137722852 gene encoding calreticulin-3; protein product: MVSSRKMREPKMKLLLRALQLLLPLLILHFRSATSEIFFEERFEDGWKSRWVLSDWKRAEGKAGTFKYTAGKWPGDPDDKGIQTYNDAKHFAISAKVPEFSNKNRTLVVQYSIKFEQDIECGGGYIKLLSSYVNQKKFGGDTPYSFMFGPDLCGTQTKKLHVILSYQGQNYPLKKDLQCETDKLTHFYTFILRPDATYSILVDNRERDSGSMYTDWDILPPKKIKDVNAKKPADWDDKEYINDPNEVKPEGYDSIPSEIPDPKAKEPEDWDEEENGIWRRPRIPNPAYKGPWKRKKIKNPNYKGKWKTPWIDNPEFEDDPDLYVLKPIKYVGIEVWQVKAGSVFDNILICDDPQYAKEVVEEVFSNRDAEKEAFEEAEKQRKAREEEEAKRAREEGEKRKRERDREYGRDRRRRRRHDPHDYLDDYHDEL